One segment of Phragmites australis chromosome 13, lpPhrAust1.1, whole genome shotgun sequence DNA contains the following:
- the LOC133889316 gene encoding uncharacterized protein LOC133889316: MCESTYLHHGQMPPSPSPPRPPEYKHFCRVCNKGFTCGSALGGHMRAHSASDVDGFGADDDSPRDEPPVRSRGSDDQWDAPGTSATHAYALRANPNRLIRSCQVCKNCGKEFTSWELFLEHGRCNSDEEDDEADGSLRSSSPPSDADSEEDPAVGAGWSKGKRSRRVKLMTAGDDPLPTDPSRRCASGEEEDLANCLVMLSSSNNIEHATVARTDQKDPCTSASKEGGRRPPLLQPISFLAPASEPVMALPSEVAAMQYVSPAPRGVFECKACKKVFTSHQALGGHRASHKKVKGCFAAKIESSASEQPSYAHAASPSTNNDNGKATAVDVNANGSADVRTNIYNTIDGDTDVGTSEAAASVSMALVPIVHEPPVALLTVATPCKKNAKMHECSVCHRLFTSGQALGGHKRCHWLASSTADPTNPVAHLTVPPLTEDIAGVVRHQLILRPSGDAPDPALDLTIAANPLPLTAPVVRAEAGSSSFHLDVAAPVHFQSPVVPSKASHRSKISSTSGHDAATASAAAEDEADSTTAKKARLSDLKDVVSMDGEPTEPWLQVGIGSSSAGGGDRSTRQ, from the exons ATGTGTGAATCTACATATCTG CATCATGGCCAgatgccgccgtcgccgtcaccACCGCGGCCGCCGGAGTACAAGCATTTCTGTCGAGTGTGCAACAAGGGGTTCACGTGCGGCAGCGCGCTCGGCGGGCACATGAGAGCGCACAGCGCCAGCGACGTCGACGGGTTTGGCGCTGACGACGACTCGCCCCGCGATGAGCCGCCCGTGAGGAGCCGCGGGTCGGATGATCAGTGGGACGCACCGGGCACGTCGGCGACGCACGCGTACGCGCTCCGGGCAAATCCGAACCGCCTGATCAGGAGCTGCCAAGTGTGCAAGAACTGCGGGAAGGAGTTCACGTCGTGGGAGCTTTTTCTTGAGCACGGCAGGTGCAACTCGgacgaggaggatgacgagGCGGATGGCTCGCTGCGTTCGTCATCGCCTCCGTCTGACGCCGACAGCGAGGAGGATCCGGCGGTGGGCGCCGGGTGGTCAAAAGGGAAGCGCTCGCGCCGCGTCAAGTTGATGACCGCGGGGGACGACCCTTTACCCACGGATCCGTCGCGGCGTTGCGCGTCGGGCGAGGAAGAGGACCTCGCCAATTGCCTCGTCATGCTCTCGTCGTCCAACAATATTGAGCATGCAACCGTCGCCAGGACCGACCAGAAGGATCCGTGCACGTCAGCAAGTAAGGAAGGCGGCAGACGGCCGCCACTGCTGCAACCGATCTCTTTCTTGGCGCCGGCATCGGAGCCAGTGATGGCACTGCCCTCGGAGGTGGCGGCGATGCAGTACGTTTCGCCTGCACCACGCGGCGTGTTCGAATGCAAGGCCTGTAAGAAGGTGTTCACCTCGCACCAGGCTCTTGGCGGGCACCGAGCCAGCCACAAGAAGGTGAAGGGCTGTTTCGCGGCCAAGATCGAGAGCAGTGCTAGTGAGCAGCCCAGTTACGCTCATGCAGCATCCCCTAGTACGAACAACGATAACGGAAAGGCCACCGCCGTCGATGTCAATGCGAATGGAAGTGCGGATGTCAGGACAAACATTTACAACACCATTGACGGGGACACCGACGTCGGAACGAGCGAGGCAGCGGCATCAGTATCAATGGCCCTCGTGCCCATCGTACACGAACCGCCGGTCGCGTTACTCACCGTTGCAACGCCGTGCAAGAAAAACGCCAAAATGCACGAGTGCTCAGTGTGCCACCGCCTGTTCACCTCCGGACAGGCGCTCGGAGGCCACAAGCGGTGCCACTGGCTCGCCTCGAGCACAGCGGACCCCACTAACCCGGTCGCCCACCTCACAGTCCCACCCCTAACCGAAGACATCGCCGGCGTAGTCAGACACCAGCTTATCCTCCGACCATCGGGGGACGCACCGGATCCGGCGCTCGACCTCACCATTGCGGCAAACCCGCTACCACTGACGGCTCCCGTGGTGCGAGCCGAGGCCGGCAGCAGCTCGTTCCATCTCGACGTGGCAGCGCCGGTACACTTCCAGTCACCGGTTGTACCGAGCAAGGCGAGCCACCGGAGCAAGATTTCTTCCACGAGCGGCCACGacgcggcgacggcgagcgccGCAGCAGAGGATGAGGCGGACAGCACCACAGCCAAGAAAGCCAGGCTCAGCGACCTCAAGGACGTGGTTAGCATGGATGGGGAGCCAACGGAGCCGTGGCTGCAAGTTGGCATTGGCTCCTCGTCGGCCGGAGGTGGTGACAGGAGCACCCGACAATGA